GACCGCAGTGCAAGCCGCGAGGCTTCGTGCGCAAAGAGTGAGTAGCAGGGGAGGGATCGCAACGGACCCGTTGTGATTGAGTGAGGAATTGACGTTCTGTCTTCtggtctcttcctctccatacaGGGTTCAATCTTCTGAGGACATTGTCGTTAAAGTAGACAAGGTCTGTcttgttttgtcatttaaagtCACTGGTTTAAACATGATTTTATAGTAGTTACTTGACATTTATTGTAAAAGGTAATTGTTCGTAAAAtaggtttagatttagaaatgTTGTAATCTCCTAAATTGCAATGAATGAAATGGATTTTTCCATTCCCAGACGGGGAAGTGGGACATATCAAGAACTAGCCTATAACTGATCTATAGAGCATTAGATCATATTTACAAAGTGATTTGTTATAACAAACACCATTTTTATAAAGTGTCTTGTTAGAAAGCAGCAAATCGTCACAGGTTCAATGACAACAGTATGTTGTGGTTTATATGCATACCCAACATGATCGAGCATGACAAAGCACCGAGAACAAAGAGTTTATTCTTTTCCATCTCCTTGTTCATTACATCTCACAGGAGGTTTGTCGCCAGATGGACTCTGTCTTCATTGAGCTTCTTTCACTGCAAGCGCAGCAGgatccctcctcccccgccgcctcctctccctctgcccaGGCTTTCCAGAAGAAGGGGAAGCGGGACgggtgaagaggagcagcagatcCACTGGAATGAGAAGACTGGCAGCAGTAGGGGAATTGAAAAGAGAGTGATTGGAACAAATTGCCTGGAGGTGCTCTGACAGCCGCTTCCAGCACATTTATGTCTAGAAAACTAAAACCATTGATCCATAGTCACTTCTCTGAGCTGCCTGAGATTGGTTTGGGCCTATTTCCACTGTgtgactccacacacacacacacaactctacATTCATGTTTCTTACAGTGTAACTCTGCAGTTGCCTGTAATCAAGTGTAGATTTCTTGAAATGCACAAATGTGTCTGTGCACAGCTGCATGTGGTTAGGTTGTAGATGATCTTATGTCTGCATCTGTGTCTTTTTACATTTGATTACCACTTTCAATCAAATGTGTTTACGAACATGAGATGGGCTTTCCTGGTCGATCAAACTGTGAATACTCTAGCTGTAAGGAGTTTAGTAAATTTAATTTGTAACTTGCAAAACCATGAATGATTTGTCCTTTATGTCCTACATGTCAAATTAATCACCAGAAAGACGGAGTAGACAAAATATTAATCAGTAGTgatatttttgatttattaaaataattttacTCTAACCcttgattatttttattaaaagtaaaataagcAGAGGCTATTTTAGCATAAGCCGTTTGGTGGTAATGGATGAAGTCAAATCACAAACCTAAATAAATGGGAAAGTGAGAGAGTCTAATATGGTTAATCACACCTGCATTCAAACTCTTACCAAAAATATTTGTACtgctttgtcatttaaaaatgtcttaaagTTAAGTCATTAGTCAACAAATGTCTTACTTAAGTCATTAGTCAACAAATGTCTTACTATCAGTGCTACAGTATTTTATTATACATAATTAACAATTAGAATTGTtcaagtattttatttatttaaaaataatacagaTTTGGACTAAGGGGTTATCAAATAAAGCAAATGGCCATATGTCACACTAGACAAAAAGCAGTTTCGTACGTTGATCAACGtctaaagaaaatgttttttgggtTATATTTATGAATAAACAATTCTTGCTAACATATTGGTCGTCTTTTCCTCGGTTTTTGACGGAACCTAACGCATCTCTCATTATGATGTAGAGGTCTTTCCAATATTTATTGAATGTAACCTCAATGGAAAAATAGGACTATGACATTTTCCACCGCAGAAGTGCAACATTTGTAAATGTAGTTttcaatttctatttttttattatttattttttatcgcCGAgctgtaatatatacatatatatatatatatatatatatatatatatatatatatatatatatatatatatatatatatatatatatatatatatatatatatatatatatatatataataattcaGGAAAACTTAAGCATACTTTCTTCTGTTTCGAGGTTTGACAGGGGACGCATGTTTTTACTCTGATGACGTGTCGACATAGTGATTTCCCAGACTGCTTTGCAGCTTCCAAAGCCCACGTCACCGCTGCGCAGCCGTAGAGGCGTCGTATCAGTAAGCTGAGGTGGACTTCTTCCCTTTAGTCAGCGGCAGAGACTCAGTGCAGTCCCGCAATTGGACCTCAGGAACAAGACGAAACGTACCCAGACAACCTCTCAAGACACCAAGATGATCCGTATTGCCGCTTTCCTCGCTCTGCTGGTGGCTGCGTGCTCCGGTGAGTCCGTGAGGGGGACCGGCCcaatacatttgtggtggtggATTAGCCTTAAATGCTAGCGAGCGTTAGCTAGTCATGTTAGCCGGTTTTTCAAATCACCAAATCATCTCCATGTGTCTTCTCAATTAGATGGAACGTATATGTAGGATTAGTTGGCGTTGAGAGGTTAATTCTGCTGAGATGTTTCATTGGCGAAACGTCACAGGATTTcagctaacacccccccccccccccctctgcacttTGTGTTGACAGGAGAGACGTGCACCGACCCAGCGATCACCCCCTCGGCCTACACCACGTCTGACGCCGTCATCTCCTCTGAGTCGGTCTTCATCGTGGAGCTCAGCCTCGCCTGTGCCAACGGAGCGCAGGTACCCGACTCACCCCCTCTCGCCCTCCCCcactcacccacccccccccccatgtaacGTACATTGTGAGCTGATATTGACGTTATTACTGAAGGTCATTTCTGACTCCTCCAGAGCGTGACTCTGTATGCTGATGTAAATGGGAGACAGTTCCCTGTGACCAGAGGCCAGGACGTTGGCAAGTACCAGGTATGGTAGTGACCTCAtgttcattttggtttgtaCTAGATTACACAAGATCATGACATTGATCAGACGGGTACCATGCGTTTAGCAGGTAACCTAAGGCTCAGATACCATATTCTTATATTGGACCACCCTGAACATCTTACCCTTCACTTCAAAAATCCCATTGGAAGCCTCAAGGAACAAACTAAGACGTAGATTAATTAAGAAGCTTTTGtcaacatgtgtttttcttccctcagGTGTCGTGGAGTCTTCCTCACAAACAGGCAAGCTCTGGAACATATCAGGTCAAATTCTTTGACGAAGAGTCCTACAGTGCTCTGCGCAAGGTTAGTGTTTGATGCATAGTTTAATAAACTCATAGTTTACTGCCAGTAAGCTCCACTGCATTTGCTGTGTTCAGGATGTAAAGTATGTCTAttataaatgaaatgtgtaCACTTCCTTTGTTACAGGCCCAGAGAAACAATGAAGATGTAAATTCCATTGAGCCTCTCTTTTCCGTCAACATTGATCACAGGGTGAGTTTCTTACTGCCTTTGAGATTAAAATTGTGTGTACTATTATACTAAAGAGCAACACAACTCTAAAAACTCAATGTACCACTATCAAAACACACAGATATTTCCATCACAATATATTGGAGATCAAAACAGAACTATGAACGTTGAACTTGCTGCTAActcgttagtttttttttcttttttgtctgctTCATAAGTTGTAAACAAAGCTCAACTAACTTAAGACACTACAACAATTGTGCTAAATTTATATGAAAGGGTCATCATTGACAGATTACACTTAATCTGTACATTAATGGACCGATTACAGCTGTAAATCTGATATATTTTCATACAACATGTTCTTGCTGGTTAAGAAATGCATCCACAACAGCAGTGATTCCCAAAGACGGATTCAGGACCCACCGTTGGGTTGAAGGAGATTTTATCAAGGTCCCCTAGATTTCATTCTGCAAAACGACTTCTAGCCACACGAGGGGGCAGAATGTTTATATTTTTCTGATTAATGTGGTATATTATAGTATGAATTATTTAATGTGTATATGTTTTCTATAACAAACCAGTGAAACAAAGTCTTGTTTTTATCAAAGGTACATCTTTAACAAGGCTGCTTTATCTAATCTTGATTAATCTAAGGTGGAGcaaaaatagacaaaaacaTTTCAGGAACGTTCTCTTGCACTCAAATTCTCTTCTCGTGACATAGAGATGTGGCCCATTATCAAATGGGGGGCCTAGCAATCATGTTTGGGGAAACTACAGTGCTCTTCTCtcctaattattattataataattgaACGGCTCAAATAAGCAACATgcagcaacatttaaaaaaacatctatttGTCGTTGTGAACAATGAGATGTGAGACCTAATCTCACCTGCGGCTCATCTCATCCTCCAGAATCGGGCGTAACTGGAAATTGTGATTTGTCAACATTTGGTCAAATTCTCTTGGTCTGAACCTGTGAGCTTTAAAATCCAATCTCTTCACAGGGTGTGTGGAACGGCCCCTGGGTGGCTACTGAGGTGGTTGCCGCCCTCATGGGTATCCTGGTCTACTACATGGCCTTCACTGCTAAGAACACCATCCAGGCATAAACGGTTCACAATCACCGGATTGTTAAAGACTGAATTCTGGTGGATCTCCACCAACGATCCATCATCCAGTGTGGTGGTGGCAAGCCAATAGGATTTTGCCACTTGATCTGCTTTGGGAAAAGCAGCAAGAGCAGCGgtctttttatactttttttttttttttttttaattcgaaCTATGTTTGAATACCATCAGTCTTGTTAATTTTTCAGATGACTTTCGTCACAAGTTTGTCTTGTCAAAAATGGATGgcgttttgtaaaaaaaaaaaaaaagagttaattctaaaaccaaacaataaacctggaccacacacacagatattgtACTGTTTTCCGTTCAGCTTGAGACCTTTTTCTATGTCTTATTCAGTTTATTCTTTGTCCGTCTGTCGATACACTGGCAAGAGTGGGACTTGTAAAGATGTAATTGACACCAACAAAGAGCAGTTAAGACCTCAAAGCGCGTGACATATAGTGTCTAGTGCAGTGGTTCTCagctggtctggctccgggacccaccatcaccccttaatgacaagccgcgacccaaatccaggaacattctcaacttctcaaatttattcaaaataaaatcacaggaatttttttctgattttttttaattctaatttttattttcccatgcagaggcccgcgacccattaaaaacgggtcaccagttgagaatcactggtctagTGTGACGTCTCTTCAAGGTAATGAATTAAATGGCTGGTTTTTCTTTATTCAATTGATAATCCATTGACGCACCTCCAtaagttcttttttctcttggtCAGACTGGCAGATTCATCCTCTTGGGTTCCATAGCAATATGTCATctctaatgtttgtttttggttgccAGTGGTAATTTGATCATATCTGGATGTTTCAGCGATGCCTTACCGGGgttaacacaaataaaacacgTTAACTGTTGGGGCACATTAGGAGAAAACAgaatctgctgctgcttccgcTCTCAAACACATACATCGCCATGACGCACTACGTAATGCCAATAGCAAAGTTAAACAGAAGAAAACGCCTCCCTATCCTCTGAGATTACAGGCCGAAAGTTTCACAACAATTGGATCCTTTATGGATTCATTTACTGCTGTAGATcctattatattttataataggAACAAAATTCATCCTCAAAATGATTCTAATTGTGTGCATTAGTTGCAATGTTACATCAATGCAGTAGATGTGAGGCTAAATCTGACTGGATCCAGTTATTGTTTGATCTAGATCAGGTAAGGAGGCACAGGGGTGGATGTTCCCCTTCTGACTGGCTGGGGTGCAGTGCTGCTAGTTGAACACACCGTGGCAGCCAAATGCTGCCTTTATGAAGCCAGGGCGTCATCCAGCGAGTGGGCAGCTATTACCTCATGGAcagattacatgtcatttttacTGGTTCATTATCAGCTGTTGCTAATGTAATGCAATAGTACATGCAACATGCACTTTGAGCCGTTGGTCACATTTCTAGGTTGTATCGTGCTCGCGATGTGGTCTGTTACATTTAAACTTAGTACGTCTATTTCTGTAGTTGGCCTGAATCAGTGTTTGGACACACTGTTCAGATCATGTAGTGCTGCTTTTTGACTACTAGAGCTGCACATCTGAAATGACTCACTGACTCCCATGAGACTCTTTGTGTACAGGTAACCTGATGTGCAGAGTGCACAAGTACCTTCTCATGTCTGCGCTGTAGCTTCGTCATCACAAACGCACACTTCCCGTGGTGCAAGCACGCTTTTGTCTCCCGTCGCCCCGGCGTGGATACAATAGAGCCGTCACAGACTTGGTAATTGTGTGAGAAATTTGCTGGAGCCATTCCGGACCCTCCCTCACGGAGTCCCCTATTAGGCTGTGGGACGAGGgggacaaacaaacagtgaaagaAGGCAGatgttcacttcctgttgatGTTGCACTAATAGAGTCGCAATTTATTCTTTCAATGGCAGTGTTTTTCTGTATTATtacacaggttttttttatctcgATATACCAGTGAAACCTAGCACAGGTGCTTATTATTCTTAAAATCTTCATTATTACGTTACTTTAAGACAAATATTGGTCATGAGCCACGATCtgggtttgttttgtgtgtgctgtgaagCAGAGAAAAGCTGCTTGGACCGAGGTGTTTAAACCACCAGCAGCTGGAGGCAGATGTTGATGGACTTGGTGAGATTCAGCAACGTGGAACCTGACGTCACCCCAACGATCCTCACTGGCAGCGACGCTTTCTCCCCCGACAGCGAGCGTTGTTACTGCTTGTACTTCACTCGGAACTAATTCAACAAACTGATGGCAAGCTCaataatctgaaaaaaagactgTTTATGCTGGTTTCCGCTTTCTTACCCTACAACAACAGTTATTGTTATCGTACAGTGAGCCTTGTGAAACGactggcttcttcttcttggactGTGCTTAGAGTGGATTAACTCACTCACTCGGCTCCAAGCTTTTGAGTTATTTCCCTCTTCCAGTCCTTTAAGAGAATCATCAAATCTGTGCCTGTTGATGCAGTTGAAAGTCAGGAACCCGCCATATATGGGGAAATgcccttttcctctttcttctcctctattATATTAGACATGATCTTGACTCTTCACGCTGCAGGTCAACCACTGCAATTGAGCTCCTTAAATGAATTGACATGCTCTGCTCAAAACTGGCGGTTTGCCTTAAAATGTAGGGACTTAAACAGGACCCGACACGTTACAACAAATTGTCGTAAATCCAGAGAAAAGCGTGTTCACTAAGCTCGCATGAAGAGGGTTTGATCGGGCACTGTCCACATGCCGGTTTATAGAGGGTCTTTGAGGTGTAAACACAACC
This sequence is a window from Pungitius pungitius chromosome 1, fPunPun2.1, whole genome shotgun sequence. Protein-coding genes within it:
- the ssr4 gene encoding translocon-associated protein subunit delta, with protein sequence MIRIAAFLALLVAACSGETCTDPAITPSAYTTSDAVISSESVFIVELSLACANGAQSVTLYADVNGRQFPVTRGQDVGKYQVSWSLPHKQASSGTYQVKFFDEESYSALRKAQRNNEDVNSIEPLFSVNIDHRGVWNGPWVATEVVAALMGILVYYMAFTAKNTIQA